One part of the Sphingobacterium sp. LZ7M1 genome encodes these proteins:
- the mobA gene encoding conjugal transfer protein MobA — MEEKNRKQIRKTGRKPKIDPAVNRYSINLNAEDNAKFLALFDQSDMKVIAHFITACIFQKTVKTVKIDMNAIEYHEKLTRFFSQFRAIGTNYNQIVKILYRNFSEKKAGTYLFKLEKETIELVQVTKEVIRLTQEFEEKHLKKD, encoded by the coding sequence ATGGAAGAGAAAAACAGAAAACAGATTAGGAAAACAGGACGAAAACCAAAGATTGACCCTGCGGTAAATCGGTATTCCATCAACCTGAACGCAGAGGACAATGCCAAATTTCTTGCCCTCTTTGACCAATCAGATATGAAAGTAATCGCCCATTTTATTACTGCCTGCATCTTTCAGAAGACCGTAAAGACCGTAAAGATTGATATGAATGCAATAGAATATCACGAAAAGTTGACCCGATTTTTTAGCCAGTTCCGAGCAATCGGAACAAATTACAATCAGATTGTGAAGATATTGTACCGCAATTTTTCGGAGAAAAAAGCAGGAACATACCTTTTTAAATTGGAAAAAGAAACGATAGAATTGGTACAAGTTACTAAAGAAGTTATCCGTTTGACACAAGAATTTGAAGAAAAACATCTGAAAAAAGATTAA